In Nitrospira sp., one genomic interval encodes:
- a CDS encoding CDGSH iron-sulfur domain-containing protein, producing MEKPVIAAKQPAVLELEAGTYYWCRCGRSKAQPFCDGSHKGTSFTPMEFTTTEKKTVALCQCKQTKNPPFCDGTHKTL from the coding sequence ATGGAAAAGCCAGTCATTGCAGCGAAGCAGCCGGCCGTGTTGGAGTTGGAAGCGGGCACGTATTATTGGTGTCGGTGTGGGCGCTCGAAAGCCCAGCCGTTTTGCGACGGGTCTCACAAGGGAACGAGCTTCACACCTATGGAGTTCACAACGACCGAGAAAAAAACGGTTGCGCTCTGTCAATGTAAGCAGACCAAGAATCCCCCATTCTGCGACGGCACGCACAAGACACTCTGA
- a CDS encoding VOC family protein, translating to MKAQYLGHVVFYVKDLQRSLAFYRDLLGFQEVGRIFNGAAAALTSGRTHHELLLIQVGDAPGPPSGRRRGLYHIGIKVGDSLDELRAAKQELEAAGVPIDGMSDHTVSQSLYLKDPDGNEVEVYVDAAEAIWKNDPSAVVSPIKPLRL from the coding sequence ATGAAAGCACAGTACTTGGGCCACGTGGTGTTTTACGTGAAGGATCTGCAACGCTCCCTCGCCTTTTATCGTGACCTGTTGGGGTTTCAGGAGGTCGGGCGGATTTTCAATGGCGCGGCGGCGGCGCTCACCTCCGGCCGTACGCACCACGAGTTGCTGCTCATTCAGGTGGGCGATGCCCCGGGGCCTCCGTCCGGCCGACGACGCGGGCTCTACCATATCGGGATCAAGGTGGGCGACAGTCTCGACGAACTGCGCGCGGCCAAGCAGGAACTGGAAGCGGCGGGCGTGCCCATCGACGGCATGAGCGACCATACGGTGAGCCAAAGCCTCTACCTGAAGGATCCGGACGGCAACGAAGTCGAAGTCTATGTCGATGCCGCCGAAGCGATCTGGAAGAACGATCCGTCGGCGGTAGTCTCGCCCATCAAGCCGTTGCGACTCTAA
- a CDS encoding carbonic anhydrase, translated as MKKLIDGIHRFQSGVFGAKKELFERLSKGQEPDALFITCSDSRVSPTLLTQTVPGDLFILRNAGNLVPPYGPIHGAEAAAIEYAIDVLAVRDLIICGHTHCGAMKAVLDPSSLDKLPATKGWLTYAEATRRVMTTHYRDLSNDDQLEVCIEENVLVQIEHLRTHPSVLAALASSRLRLHAWVYEIESGHVMAFDDHAGQYVPIAEAGRGVAERPDRLTATRQI; from the coding sequence ATGAAAAAACTCATCGACGGTATTCATCGCTTTCAATCGGGCGTTTTCGGTGCGAAGAAGGAACTGTTCGAGCGGCTGTCCAAAGGGCAAGAGCCGGACGCGCTCTTTATTACCTGCTCGGACAGCAGGGTGAGTCCCACGCTCCTGACCCAGACGGTGCCGGGCGACCTGTTCATTCTCCGCAATGCCGGCAACCTTGTCCCGCCCTACGGCCCGATTCATGGAGCGGAAGCCGCCGCGATCGAATATGCGATCGATGTCCTGGCGGTGCGAGACCTCATCATCTGCGGGCATACCCATTGCGGTGCCATGAAAGCCGTGCTCGATCCGTCCTCGCTGGACAAGCTGCCGGCGACCAAGGGGTGGCTGACCTATGCCGAGGCCACGCGGCGGGTCATGACGACGCACTATCGGGATCTATCGAATGACGACCAGCTCGAAGTCTGCATCGAAGAGAACGTGCTCGTCCAGATTGAACATCTCCGGACGCATCCATCGGTCTTGGCGGCGTTGGCGAGCAGCCGATTGCGGCTCCATGCGTGGGTCTATGAGATCGAGAGCGGGCACGTCATGGCCTTCGACGACCATGCCGGGCAGTATGTGCCCATCGCGGAGGCAGGTCGCGGTGTCGCTGAGCGACCGGATCGTCTCACGGCGACCCGGCAGATCTGA
- a CDS encoding multidrug efflux RND transporter permease subunit, with translation MSPTFFIDRPIFASVLSIIIVVVGLVAMQALPIAQFPPITPPMVQIEADYPGASAEVVGESVARPIELQLPGIDNLLYFDSTSTNDGHLTIRLTFEIGTNIDIAQVQTQNRQKLAEPQLPPEVIRQGITVKKMSPDLLAVMVLQSTDPQHDAFFLSNFAILRIIDNIKRLPGVGDAMVFGQQNYSMRVILNPVHMAQLGLTPTDIATVVREQNRDFPAGTIGREPTPQGTELTLPLITEGRMSEVREFEDMIVRAMPNGSMVRLKDVARIELGAQSYVLEGRYNHKPTALLITFLSPGANALDTVKRMRQEMTSLAKVFPPGVTYDIPYDTTRFVEVSIKEVVATLRDAMILVLLVVYLFLQSWRATLIPAVAVPVSLIGTFAGMEALGFSINTLTLFGLVLAIGIVVDDAIVVVENVERHMAGGLLPKEAAKKAMGEVTGPVIAIVLVLCAVFVPVGFLGGITGQLYKQFAITIAVSVTISGFVALTLSPALCALVLKPSHGQHRGFFEFFNRAFDWVQLRYGKVVGLTLRHSLLSLAVFGVVIGVAAHLLRTIPTAFLPEEDQGYFITVVQLPDGASKKRTDAVLDKVEAYYHSIPGVYGTQTLSGQNFVFNTRGTNTATMFTPLKHWDERSGEQNHVKSIIAGAFREFAKIPEGLVLAFNAPSIRGLGATGGFSVQLQDPSGGDFQKFAAVAQEFVAKARQDPAIGAVNTSFRVTAPRVRAKINRERAKALGVPISEVFDTLQAYFGNFYINDFVKFGRVYRVQTEAEPQYRSTPADINKIYVRALNNGQGPTMIPLDTVVSTTYGSGPDPVTHFNGFNTALVLGAAAPGYSSGEALDALQRTAQEVLIPRGFDIDWSGISYQERQAGSQSVSAFGFGLLMVFLVLAAQYESWTVPFAVILAVPFGVFGALVAVSLSGMTNDIYFQIGLVTLIGLAAKNAILIVEFANQRYEHGLSLVDAAMEAAKLRFRPIIMTSMAFILGVVPLVIATGAGAASRHSIGTGVFGGMLAATFLAVFFVPLFFVLVRTISHRASGRAGKTNLAAAALPGGSQAGRVMAGARQTVQQEEEKP, from the coding sequence ATGAGCCCGACCTTCTTTATCGATCGGCCGATCTTCGCCTCGGTGCTGTCGATCATCATCGTCGTGGTCGGGTTAGTGGCGATGCAGGCCCTGCCCATCGCACAGTTTCCTCCGATCACGCCCCCCATGGTGCAAATCGAAGCCGACTATCCCGGAGCCAGTGCGGAGGTGGTCGGGGAATCTGTGGCGCGTCCGATCGAATTGCAGCTTCCCGGCATCGATAATCTGCTCTACTTCGATTCGACGAGCACCAACGATGGTCACCTGACCATCCGGCTCACCTTCGAAATCGGCACCAACATCGATATCGCGCAAGTTCAGACACAGAACCGGCAGAAGCTGGCGGAGCCGCAACTGCCGCCGGAAGTCATCCGGCAAGGGATTACGGTCAAGAAAATGTCTCCGGATCTGCTCGCCGTCATGGTGCTGCAGTCCACCGATCCGCAGCACGACGCCTTCTTCCTTTCCAACTTCGCCATCCTGCGCATCATCGATAATATCAAGCGGCTGCCTGGTGTGGGCGATGCGATGGTCTTCGGACAGCAGAACTACAGTATGCGGGTGATCCTGAACCCGGTGCACATGGCTCAGTTAGGCCTGACGCCGACGGACATCGCCACGGTGGTGCGAGAGCAAAATCGAGACTTTCCCGCCGGGACGATCGGTCGGGAGCCGACGCCGCAGGGAACCGAATTGACGCTGCCGCTCATCACGGAGGGGCGAATGTCGGAGGTCCGAGAATTCGAGGACATGATCGTGCGAGCCATGCCGAACGGATCGATGGTTCGCCTCAAAGACGTGGCGCGGATCGAACTCGGGGCCCAATCCTATGTCCTCGAAGGTCGGTACAACCACAAACCGACCGCCTTGCTCATCACGTTTCTTTCTCCCGGCGCCAACGCCCTCGACACGGTAAAGCGGATGCGCCAGGAAATGACCAGCCTGGCCAAAGTCTTCCCGCCCGGCGTCACCTACGATATCCCTTACGACACCACGCGGTTCGTCGAGGTTTCCATCAAGGAAGTCGTCGCGACATTGCGGGATGCCATGATTCTGGTGCTGTTGGTGGTGTACCTCTTTCTCCAAAGCTGGCGCGCGACCTTGATCCCGGCCGTGGCGGTGCCGGTGTCGCTCATCGGCACGTTCGCTGGCATGGAGGCGCTCGGATTTTCGATCAACACCCTGACCCTATTCGGATTGGTGTTGGCCATCGGTATCGTCGTGGACGACGCCATCGTGGTCGTTGAGAACGTGGAGCGCCACATGGCCGGCGGGCTCTTGCCGAAAGAGGCGGCGAAGAAAGCCATGGGCGAAGTGACAGGACCGGTGATCGCGATTGTGCTGGTGTTGTGCGCCGTGTTCGTGCCGGTGGGATTCCTCGGCGGCATCACCGGTCAATTGTACAAACAATTCGCCATTACGATCGCGGTATCCGTGACAATCTCCGGATTCGTCGCCCTGACGCTCAGTCCGGCCCTCTGCGCGTTGGTGCTCAAGCCGAGCCACGGTCAGCATCGTGGTTTCTTCGAATTCTTCAACCGGGCCTTCGATTGGGTTCAACTGCGCTACGGAAAGGTGGTGGGGCTCACGCTCAGGCACAGCCTGCTCTCGCTGGCCGTCTTCGGGGTGGTGATCGGGGTTGCGGCTCATCTGCTCCGGACCATTCCCACGGCTTTCTTGCCGGAGGAAGACCAGGGGTACTTCATTACGGTGGTCCAACTTCCTGACGGCGCATCCAAAAAACGGACCGATGCAGTGCTCGACAAGGTCGAGGCCTATTACCATTCGATTCCGGGCGTGTACGGGACGCAAACCCTCTCCGGACAGAATTTTGTCTTCAACACCCGCGGCACCAACACGGCGACCATGTTCACTCCCTTGAAACATTGGGATGAACGGTCCGGCGAGCAGAACCATGTGAAGTCCATCATCGCGGGAGCCTTCCGGGAGTTCGCCAAGATTCCCGAAGGGTTGGTCCTGGCCTTCAATGCCCCCTCCATCCGCGGCCTCGGGGCCACCGGCGGCTTTTCCGTGCAGCTGCAGGATCCGAGCGGTGGAGATTTCCAAAAGTTTGCGGCGGTGGCGCAGGAGTTCGTCGCCAAGGCGAGGCAGGATCCGGCGATCGGAGCCGTCAACACGAGCTTCCGCGTCACTGCCCCGCGTGTGCGCGCCAAAATCAACCGCGAGCGCGCCAAGGCGCTGGGCGTGCCGATTTCTGAAGTCTTCGACACCCTGCAAGCCTACTTCGGCAACTTCTATATCAATGACTTCGTGAAGTTCGGCCGGGTCTATCGCGTCCAAACCGAGGCGGAGCCGCAGTATCGGTCTACCCCGGCAGATATCAACAAGATCTACGTGCGCGCGTTGAACAACGGGCAAGGCCCGACGATGATCCCACTCGATACGGTCGTTTCGACGACCTATGGCAGCGGCCCGGATCCCGTAACCCACTTCAACGGATTCAATACAGCTCTGGTGTTGGGCGCGGCCGCGCCCGGGTACAGTTCTGGTGAAGCGCTGGATGCGTTGCAGCGGACCGCCCAGGAGGTCTTGATTCCTCGGGGATTCGACATCGACTGGAGCGGCATTTCATACCAGGAACGCCAGGCTGGCTCCCAATCGGTGTCGGCGTTCGGATTCGGCTTGCTCATGGTGTTTCTTGTGCTGGCCGCACAGTATGAGAGCTGGACCGTGCCGTTTGCCGTGATCCTTGCCGTGCCCTTCGGCGTGTTCGGGGCCCTGGTTGCGGTGTCGCTCTCTGGCATGACGAACGACATTTACTTCCAGATTGGACTGGTGACGCTCATCGGCCTCGCAGCGAAGAACGCCATCCTGATCGTGGAATTCGCCAATCAGCGGTACGAACATGGCTTGTCATTGGTGGATGCGGCGATGGAAGCGGCCAAACTGCGGTTCCGGCCGATCATCATGACCTCAATGGCTTTTATTCTCGGCGTGGTGCCGCTGGTCATCGCCACTGGAGCCGGCGCGGCCAGTCGACATTCCATCGGCACCGGCGTGTTTGGCGGCATGCTTGCCGCCACGTTTCTGGCGGTCTTCTTTGTGCCGCTGTTCTTCGTACTCGTTCGCACCATCAGCCACCGGGCGAGTGGCCGAGCAGGAAAAACAAATCTGGCAGCGGCTGCCTTGCCGGGTGGGTCGCAAGCGGGCCGCGTCATGGCAGGGGCGCGTCAGACGGTTCAGCAAGAAGAAGAGAAACCATGA
- a CDS encoding efflux RND transporter periplasmic adaptor subunit: MPACSSTIKFWMTCMFLMAGAGLFGCKQEAGPSPPPPVPDVQVVEVTHQTVTDEPEFIGQAEASRIVEIRSQVTGIMKERLFLEGRDVHKGDPLYRIDPVPFQAAYVSAKARASQAEARLVQARQDLARVKPLLAEQAVSQKDMDDAVAEELAAKAALGAARGDVVKAKFDLDNTLIVAPIDGLIERTRYYEGRLITAQTDLLTVIHQMDPMYVIVSAPESFLLKRRRDIITKRIAHPGIYKLTGVITFVDGTTYPHEGVLDFADVGLRAETGSRRARVVFPNVDRVLMPGQFVTVKFRGVSKPHAILVPQRAVQQGPKGSVVYVIGEGDKVELRDVKATLWQGDEWIIEEGLRAGERVVVDGFQRAMPGGQVKPVTVASPIPASSEETK, from the coding sequence ATGCCTGCGTGCTCCTCCACTATAAAATTTTGGATGACCTGTATGTTCCTGATGGCAGGTGCCGGTCTCTTCGGTTGCAAACAAGAGGCAGGACCTTCTCCCCCCCCACCCGTGCCGGATGTTCAGGTCGTTGAAGTGACCCACCAAACCGTCACAGACGAACCGGAATTCATCGGGCAGGCGGAAGCGTCCCGTATCGTCGAGATCCGTTCGCAGGTGACGGGGATCATGAAGGAGCGGCTCTTCCTTGAGGGACGCGATGTCCATAAAGGAGATCCCCTCTATCGCATCGATCCGGTGCCTTTTCAGGCGGCCTACGTCAGTGCCAAGGCCAGAGCGTCCCAAGCCGAAGCCAGGCTCGTCCAAGCCCGTCAAGATCTCGCCCGGGTGAAGCCGCTCTTGGCAGAACAGGCGGTCAGTCAAAAGGACATGGACGACGCGGTGGCTGAAGAACTCGCGGCCAAGGCAGCATTGGGGGCGGCAAGAGGGGACGTGGTCAAGGCGAAGTTCGATCTCGATAATACCCTCATCGTCGCGCCCATCGATGGATTGATCGAACGGACCCGCTACTACGAAGGGCGCCTGATCACGGCCCAGACGGACCTGCTGACCGTCATCCATCAGATGGATCCGATGTACGTCATCGTCAGCGCTCCGGAGAGTTTCTTGCTCAAGCGCCGACGGGACATCATCACCAAGCGCATCGCGCATCCGGGAATCTACAAACTGACCGGCGTCATCACCTTCGTGGACGGAACGACCTATCCGCACGAAGGTGTCTTGGACTTTGCCGATGTCGGCCTGCGCGCCGAGACCGGATCGCGACGGGCGCGTGTGGTCTTCCCCAACGTCGATCGCGTGCTGATGCCGGGCCAATTCGTCACGGTCAAGTTTCGCGGGGTCTCCAAACCACACGCCATTCTGGTACCGCAGCGAGCCGTCCAACAGGGACCCAAGGGCTCGGTCGTCTACGTGATCGGCGAGGGCGACAAGGTGGAACTCCGTGACGTCAAGGCGACTTTGTGGCAAGGCGATGAATGGATCATTGAAGAGGGATTGCGGGCGGGCGAGCGGGTCGTGGTCGACGGGTTCCAACGAGCGATGCCGGGTGGGCAAGTCAAGCCTGTGACTGTGGCGTCGCCGATCCCCGCTTCCTCCGAGGAAACCAAATGA
- a CDS encoding NAD(P)H-dependent oxidoreductase, with the protein MPERRWTEIGPIEELRQHSLQPLQFGHTKVALSYKDGRFAAISGVCNHIGGPLGEGRLDGDYVVCPWHYWKFHRHTGQGEPGHEQDQVATYALKEENGRLYVDLTPATARRKAPHTPHPLARPIVRQDGPVRVLGLATTAMTPGEPRYSASDALLEVALAHAREQLGLDSRLIKLRDLSFRPCEGFYSKAAEACTWPCSITLMDPTDQMDRVYEAVVHWADVILVSTPIRWGGASSLYYKMVERMNCIQNQETIANRHLLKNKVAAFIIMGGQDNVQGVAGQLMTFFAEVGCQFPQFPFIAHSRGWSAEDMERNNSEVQQSRELREGAQALVERATEMARLMIGGQLAPQALVRGGRKAYQLDSEPTG; encoded by the coding sequence ATGCCCGAGAGGAGATGGACAGAGATCGGCCCGATCGAGGAGCTTCGGCAACACTCGCTCCAGCCCTTGCAGTTCGGCCACACGAAGGTGGCGCTCAGCTACAAAGACGGGCGGTTTGCGGCGATCTCGGGAGTCTGCAACCACATCGGCGGGCCGTTGGGCGAGGGGCGGCTCGACGGCGACTACGTCGTCTGCCCCTGGCACTATTGGAAATTTCACCGGCATACCGGCCAGGGCGAGCCCGGCCACGAACAGGATCAGGTTGCGACCTATGCCCTCAAGGAGGAGAACGGCCGGTTGTACGTAGACCTGACCCCGGCTACCGCGCGTCGAAAAGCGCCGCACACCCCCCATCCCCTGGCTCGACCGATCGTTCGGCAGGACGGCCCCGTGCGCGTGCTCGGCCTGGCCACCACGGCGATGACTCCTGGCGAGCCGCGTTACAGCGCCTCGGATGCGTTACTGGAGGTGGCGTTGGCTCATGCGCGCGAACAGCTGGGTCTCGACAGCCGGCTCATCAAGCTGCGCGATCTGTCCTTCCGGCCCTGCGAAGGGTTTTATTCCAAGGCGGCTGAGGCCTGCACCTGGCCCTGCTCGATCACACTGATGGACCCCACCGACCAGATGGACCGAGTGTACGAAGCCGTCGTCCATTGGGCCGACGTGATCCTGGTCTCCACGCCCATCCGGTGGGGCGGCGCCAGCAGCCTGTACTACAAGATGGTGGAGCGGATGAACTGCATCCAGAATCAGGAGACCATCGCCAACCGCCATTTGCTCAAGAACAAGGTCGCGGCCTTCATCATCATGGGCGGGCAGGACAACGTGCAGGGCGTGGCGGGACAACTGATGACATTCTTTGCCGAAGTCGGGTGTCAGTTTCCGCAGTTTCCATTTATCGCCCATTCCCGCGGCTGGAGCGCGGAGGACATGGAGCGGAACAACAGCGAAGTGCAGCAGAGTCGCGAATTGCGCGAAGGGGCGCAGGCGCTGGTCGAACGGGCGACCGAGATGGCTCGGCTGATGATCGGCGGACAGTTGGCCCCTCAAGCCCTCGTTCGCGGCGGCCGCAAAGCCTATCAGCTCGACAGTGAACCGACGGGGTAG
- a CDS encoding VOC family protein has translation MAVQVYGCNHIAIEVTDAKKAVAFYADVFGLQMLQGGEGAAWCKLGEHQFMAIFEVERLQPDRTKHFGLMVRDADQLEEVRRKLTKKYKLLLRPGFRCDFHDPWGNRIQVGDLSDESLVWLLPYQEVQKAGITFGKPPRVRSRKKAG, from the coding sequence ATGGCCGTGCAGGTCTATGGCTGCAATCACATTGCCATCGAAGTGACGGATGCCAAGAAGGCCGTCGCGTTTTATGCGGACGTCTTCGGTCTCCAGATGTTGCAGGGTGGAGAAGGCGCCGCCTGGTGCAAACTGGGGGAGCATCAATTCATGGCGATCTTCGAGGTCGAGCGCCTGCAGCCGGATCGGACGAAACATTTCGGCCTGATGGTCCGCGACGCCGACCAGCTTGAGGAGGTCCGTCGCAAGCTAACGAAGAAATATAAACTCCTCCTGCGCCCCGGGTTTCGCTGCGATTTCCACGACCCCTGGGGCAACCGGATTCAAGTGGGCGACCTGAGCGATGAGTCGCTCGTGTGGCTCCTCCCCTACCAAGAGGTGCAGAAGGCCGGAATCACCTTTGGGAAGCCGCCCCGCGTGCGATCACGCAAGAAAGCCGGTTGA
- a CDS encoding DsbA family oxidoreductase — protein sequence MTDQPLTIEVYSDVVCPWCYVGKRRLEQALEALGRQNDARVVWRPFQLNPTMPKAGMDRRVYLEAKFGSAREVTAIQERLATVGRTVGIDFAFGRMERTPNTFDAHRLICFADREGYQNDVVEELFHGCFTEGMNVGQPETLVTLARRAGLDGDRVRTFLESDDGAEAVRDEEERGRRLGIRGVPYFLVNGKPALSGAQPVETFVAAITHFAA from the coding sequence ATGACCGACCAGCCCCTGACGATCGAGGTGTATTCCGATGTGGTCTGCCCCTGGTGCTACGTCGGGAAGCGGCGGCTGGAACAGGCGCTGGAGGCGCTCGGCAGGCAGAACGATGCCCGCGTCGTCTGGCGCCCGTTCCAACTCAACCCGACCATGCCGAAGGCCGGGATGGATCGCCGCGTCTACCTTGAAGCGAAGTTCGGGAGCGCGCGGGAAGTGACGGCCATACAGGAACGGCTGGCGACGGTCGGGCGGACCGTGGGCATCGACTTCGCCTTTGGGCGAATGGAGCGAACGCCCAACACCTTCGATGCGCACCGGCTGATTTGCTTCGCCGATCGAGAAGGGTACCAGAATGACGTGGTCGAGGAACTGTTTCACGGCTGCTTCACGGAAGGGATGAACGTGGGGCAGCCCGAGACGTTGGTCACGCTGGCCCGGCGGGCGGGCCTGGACGGTGATCGCGTGCGGACGTTCTTAGAGAGCGACGACGGCGCGGAGGCGGTTCGGGACGAAGAGGAACGCGGCCGCCGGCTGGGCATCCGCGGGGTGCCCTATTTTTTGGTCAATGGGAAGCCCGCGTTGTCGGGCGCGCAACCGGTCGAGACGTTTGTGGCGGCGATTACCCACTTCGCCGCCTAA
- a CDS encoding pirin family protein codes for MTKTSLETTGVREVAEVFRPGSAHMVGDGFPVRNLFPSNDLDQALSPFLMLDYAGPTYFPPTDHPRGVGEHPHRGFETVTIVYQGRLAHRDSGGNAGVIGPGDVQWMTAASGVVHEELHERAWAKEGGTLQAVQLWVNLPAKDKMSPPRYQTIVDGEIPAVPLPKDGGVARVIAGQVGTVRGSAKTFTPVELYDVRLKAGRETEVAIPSGHQAAVFVLGGEVTVNGTATVGEAELALLGHNGDRVRLQAVGGDGTVLIMAGAPINEPIARYGPFVMNTRDEIVQAVQDYQAGKMGHLA; via the coding sequence ATGACGAAGACATCGCTCGAAACTACTGGTGTCCGAGAGGTCGCCGAGGTCTTCCGGCCGGGGTCAGCCCACATGGTCGGTGATGGGTTCCCCGTGCGGAACCTCTTCCCTAGTAATGATTTGGATCAGGCGCTCAGCCCATTTTTGATGCTGGACTATGCGGGCCCGACCTACTTCCCGCCGACCGACCATCCTCGTGGGGTCGGCGAGCATCCACATCGGGGGTTTGAGACGGTCACGATCGTCTATCAGGGGCGCCTGGCCCATCGGGATTCCGGCGGGAATGCCGGGGTGATTGGCCCTGGTGATGTTCAATGGATGACGGCGGCCTCCGGCGTCGTGCATGAGGAATTGCATGAGCGCGCCTGGGCCAAGGAAGGAGGCACCCTCCAGGCCGTCCAATTGTGGGTGAACCTGCCGGCCAAGGACAAGATGTCGCCCCCGCGGTACCAGACGATCGTGGACGGCGAGATCCCGGCCGTGCCGTTGCCGAAAGACGGCGGAGTCGCGCGGGTGATTGCGGGGCAGGTCGGAACAGTAAGAGGGTCGGCCAAGACCTTCACTCCCGTCGAGTTGTACGATGTCCGGCTCAAGGCCGGTCGGGAGACGGAGGTGGCCATCCCCAGCGGTCACCAGGCGGCGGTCTTCGTGCTAGGCGGCGAGGTGACGGTCAATGGGACGGCCACAGTCGGCGAGGCGGAACTCGCCCTGTTGGGGCACAACGGCGACCGGGTCCGATTGCAGGCGGTGGGCGGCGACGGGACGGTGCTGATCATGGCCGGAGCGCCGATCAACGAGCCGATCGCGCGGTACGGTCCCTTCGTGATGAACACCCGCGATGAGATCGTCCAGGCGGTGCAGGATTACCAGGCCGGCAAGATGGGGCATCTGGCATGA
- the smpB gene encoding SsrA-binding protein SmpB: MTKTHDKDDQYKVVATNRKAYHDYFIEEKFEAGVILRGTEVKSLREGRVNLQDSYASVDDGEVYLHHCHISPYSHGNVMNHDPLRKRKLLLHRKEIGKLIGKTQLKGLTLVPLRIYFSKRGHAKVELALAKGKKQYDRRESIKAREAGREVERAIKGRKAE, from the coding sequence ATGACCAAGACGCACGATAAAGACGATCAGTACAAGGTGGTGGCCACGAACCGGAAGGCCTACCACGACTACTTCATCGAAGAAAAATTCGAAGCCGGCGTCATTTTGCGCGGTACCGAAGTGAAGTCGTTACGCGAGGGCCGGGTCAATCTGCAGGACAGTTACGCCTCGGTGGACGACGGCGAGGTTTATCTCCACCACTGCCACATCAGCCCCTACTCCCACGGCAATGTCATGAACCACGATCCCCTCAGGAAGCGGAAACTGCTCCTGCATCGGAAAGAGATCGGTAAGCTGATCGGCAAGACACAGCTGAAGGGGCTGACGCTGGTGCCCCTACGGATCTATTTTTCCAAGCGCGGCCACGCCAAGGTGGAACTCGCGCTGGCGAAGGGCAAAAAGCAGTACGATCGCCGGGAGTCCATCAAGGCCAGAGAAGCAGGCCGCGAAGTGGAACGGGCGATCAAGGGCCGAAAGGCCGAGTAA
- a CDS encoding DUF721 domain-containing protein, which produces MRGQSRFDSFSSILAGVAHRLGLESKLFEARLRREWPQIVGASLADHTRPDQIRFKKLYVFVRSSVWLQQLSFLKPVLLQRVNALAEQPLVTEIVLRIGDFSAIQPPAPQPTEAESRATPTDPRLLEEAAGHAQSIHDEALRRHLTEVMVKALSRPDSPPTRPRPAP; this is translated from the coding sequence ATGCGTGGACAGAGCCGTTTCGACTCCTTCAGCAGCATCCTGGCCGGCGTCGCCCACCGGCTGGGGCTGGAGAGCAAACTATTCGAGGCGCGGCTTCGCCGGGAATGGCCCCAGATCGTCGGAGCCTCGCTGGCGGACCACACCAGGCCCGACCAGATCCGGTTCAAAAAACTCTACGTCTTCGTACGCAGCTCCGTTTGGCTGCAGCAACTCAGCTTTCTCAAGCCGGTCTTGCTGCAACGGGTGAACGCCTTGGCCGAACAGCCGTTGGTGACGGAGATCGTGTTGCGGATCGGGGACTTCTCCGCGATCCAACCACCCGCTCCACAACCGACCGAGGCAGAATCGCGGGCTACGCCGACCGATCCGCGCCTCCTGGAGGAAGCTGCCGGCCATGCCCAGAGCATTCATGACGAGGCGCTCCGCCGACACCTCACCGAGGTGATGGTCAAGGCCTTGAGCCGGCCTGACTCTCCGCCGACCCGGCCACGGCCGGCCCCTTGA